The DNA window TTCCAGCAATATTCTGTTTCCTGCCGATAAACAGATAGAAGCATGCCATGGTCACGAATAGGGGAATAAATCCCAAAAAAATATTCTGCACTCCAAACGTGTCTCCGATAAACCCGCCGTAAACAGGTCCGAATATTGCGCCAATGCTTGTCCCGATGGCAAATATTCCAGCTATTTTTCCGCGTTCTCCTTCGATACTCCCCACATTGGTGAAGGTAAGAAGTGTCATGAGCCCGGAGAAACTGCCCATAATCACCGCCGCAGCGGCTAGTATAATGATATTGGAGTTAGTTCCAAAGAGAAGCAGGCTGATTATGATCATAATGTAACTGATGAAATACAGATTATTATGGTTCTCATACAACAATCGGCCACAGAAGATCACTACAAGTATCTGGGCAATTCCACGTAATGCAATTAGTATTGCTGCAATGCTGGGAGATAACTCGAAATTTACAACAATTAACACGGTTACAAATGTGGAGAATGTCATAAAACAGGCTGAGTTCATGCACTCAGTCAAGGTCGCGGACACCAGCAGTTTATTCTTTAGGAGGTTGCGGTAATATCGAAGTGATTCCCAGAGATGGAGTTTAGGACCTGTATCCGATGATTTTTCCCCATTTGTTGAAAGGTAAAGGACAACAAGAGGGACCAGCAGAAAAGCACTTGCCAGAACGAAGTATCCTGGATACGTCAGGAAAATTATCGCAAACCCCCCGATGAGAGGGCCGATAAATTGAGCTCCTGCAGTCATCGCCCCCTTAAACCAGCCACCTTTCCGTATACCGATAGCATTCATGTTACTAAAAAAGGAGGCATTGAGAGAGGTTGTTCTCAGCGAACGCGAGATACCATAAAAGATCATAAGCCCCAGGAGCATCGTAGGTGATTGTGCAAAGGACATCACAAGAATCATGAATGATCCAAAGAGACAGGCAACCGTGTACATCTTTTTGGTGCCGAAATAGTCAATGAGAAATCCGGCAGGCAGGACGATGAGGATATCTCCTACCCCCATCATACCCTTAATAAGTCCGATTTCTGCTGTTGTTGCATCAAGGCTTAAGGAGAACAGGGGGAGGATAAAATTTACCATACCCACCGCGATTCCTGAACCAATATTCATTGCCATGAATCGGGCAATGAGTTCATTTTCTTTGAGGAATCGCATCAAAAAATGTTATTTTGAATGGGATAAAGCGATATAGAATTGAGCAAGTATTGCCACTTCGGTTCGAAATACTTGATAAATGGGCACCGAATTCTTGGTGCCCCTCTTCTCATCTCTCTATAACTCTACCGGGTATACCGGTACATCCTTTTATTCAATGGTAGACTGAACCGGATCAGTTAAGCCTTAATTTTCTTCAATGCACCTGCGTTGGGACTGGTAAGCGATGGTGCCGATGCTCTCTCGCTGCATGCTGTAACTGGGCAGGCCCTGCACAACTCCTGGGCTTTATCAACCTCATCTTTTAAAGTCGCCCAGAGGATGTGACGAACCCTGAC is part of the Methanosphaerula palustris E1-9c genome and encodes:
- a CDS encoding MFS transporter, yielding MRFLKENELIARFMAMNIGSGIAVGMVNFILPLFSLSLDATTAEIGLIKGMMGVGDILIVLPAGFLIDYFGTKKMYTVACLFGSFMILVMSFAQSPTMLLGLMIFYGISRSLRTTSLNASFFSNMNAIGIRKGGWFKGAMTAGAQFIGPLIGGFAIIFLTYPGYFVLASAFLLVPLVVLYLSTNGEKSSDTGPKLHLWESLRYYRNLLKNKLLVSATLTECMNSACFMTFSTFVTVLIVVNFELSPSIAAILIALRGIAQILVVIFCGRLLYENHNNLYFISYIMIIISLLLFGTNSNIIILAAAAVIMGSFSGLMTLLTFTNVGSIEGERGKIAGIFAIGTSIGAIFGPVYGGFIGDTFGVQNIFLGFIPLFVTMACFYLFIGRKQNIAGNISRTIHLKN